The following proteins are co-located in the Desulfovibrio sp. genome:
- a CDS encoding CoB--CoM heterodisulfide reductase iron-sulfur subunit A family protein translates to MRIGVFICHCGSNIAGTVDCAQVAAIARTYPDVVYADDPMYTCAEPGQAAIEAAIHEHKLDGVVVASCSPRMHEPTFRRTVERAGLNRYMLEMANIREHVSWIGKDMEANTNKAAELVQLAVEKLRNNKPLLAKSFDVNKRVLVIGGGVAGIQAALDCADGGIQVVLVERDATIGGKMAKLDKTFPTVDCSACILGPKMVDVAQHSNITLYAYSEVEDISGYVGNFTVKIRKRTTYVDWNLCTGCGACTEKCPAKKTPDTFNELTGNTTAITIAFPQAIPKKAVINPQFCRQLLKGKCGVCAKVCPTGAIKYDMEDEVITEEVGSIVAATGYDLMDWTVYKEYGGGAYPDVITSLQYERLLSASGPTGGHVKRPSDGREPKNIVFVQCVGSRDKSVGRPYCSGFCCMYTAKQAILTKDHIPDSKSFVFYMDIRAPGKMYDEFTRRAMEEYGTEYIRGRVSQIYPDGNGQMTVMGVDTLLGQPVEIKADLVVLAVGVEASKGSPQLAEKLRISYDSYGFFMESHVKLKPVETNTAGVYLAGVCQGVKDIPASVAQGSAAAAKVLALFSKDKLESDPQIAQVDIRRCVNCGKCIRCCPFGAIKEVEIRGEGKAQVIETVCQGCGLCTSTCPQGAIQLSHATDNQILAEVNALCQC, encoded by the coding sequence ATGAGAATAGGCGTATTTATCTGCCACTGCGGCAGCAACATCGCCGGAACCGTCGATTGCGCCCAGGTGGCGGCCATTGCCCGCACCTACCCGGACGTGGTCTATGCCGATGACCCCATGTACACCTGCGCCGAACCGGGCCAGGCGGCAATTGAGGCTGCCATCCACGAGCACAAGCTCGACGGCGTTGTTGTTGCCTCCTGCTCGCCGCGCATGCATGAGCCCACCTTCCGCCGCACGGTGGAACGCGCGGGGCTGAACCGCTACATGCTCGAAATGGCCAACATCCGCGAGCACGTTTCGTGGATCGGCAAAGACATGGAAGCCAACACCAACAAGGCTGCCGAACTGGTGCAGCTTGCGGTGGAAAAGCTGCGCAACAACAAGCCCCTGCTGGCCAAGAGCTTTGACGTCAACAAGCGCGTGCTTGTCATCGGCGGCGGCGTGGCTGGCATCCAGGCCGCGCTTGACTGCGCCGACGGCGGCATTCAGGTGGTGCTGGTGGAACGCGACGCGACCATCGGCGGCAAGATGGCCAAGCTGGACAAAACCTTCCCCACCGTTGACTGCTCGGCCTGTATTCTCGGCCCCAAGATGGTGGACGTGGCCCAGCACTCCAACATTACGCTCTACGCCTATTCCGAAGTGGAAGACATTTCGGGTTACGTGGGCAACTTTACGGTTAAAATCCGCAAGCGTACCACCTATGTGGACTGGAACCTGTGCACGGGCTGCGGTGCATGCACCGAAAAATGCCCTGCCAAGAAAACGCCCGACACCTTCAATGAACTGACGGGCAACACCACGGCCATCACTATTGCTTTCCCGCAAGCTATCCCCAAGAAGGCCGTCATCAATCCGCAGTTCTGCCGCCAGCTTCTCAAGGGCAAGTGCGGCGTGTGCGCCAAGGTGTGCCCCACCGGGGCCATCAAGTACGACATGGAAGATGAAGTCATCACCGAAGAAGTGGGCAGCATTGTTGCCGCCACCGGTTATGACCTCATGGACTGGACCGTGTACAAGGAATACGGCGGCGGCGCGTACCCCGACGTCATCACCTCCCTGCAGTACGAGCGCCTGCTCTCCGCATCCGGCCCCACGGGCGGGCATGTGAAGCGCCCCTCTGACGGCAGGGAACCCAAGAACATCGTCTTTGTGCAGTGCGTCGGCTCGCGCGACAAATCCGTGGGCCGTCCCTACTGCTCCGGCTTCTGCTGCATGTACACGGCCAAGCAGGCCATCCTGACCAAGGATCACATTCCCGATTCCAAGTCCTTTGTCTTCTACATGGACATCCGCGCTCCAGGGAAGATGTACGACGAGTTTACCCGCCGGGCCATGGAAGAATACGGCACGGAATACATCCGTGGCCGCGTGTCGCAGATTTACCCCGACGGCAACGGCCAGATGACGGTCATGGGCGTGGACACCCTGCTGGGCCAGCCCGTGGAAATCAAGGCCGACCTGGTGGTGCTTGCCGTGGGCGTCGAGGCCAGCAAGGGCTCGCCCCAGCTGGCGGAAAAACTGCGTATCTCCTACGACAGCTACGGCTTCTTCATGGAAAGCCACGTCAAGCTCAAGCCTGTGGAAACCAATACCGCCGGCGTGTATCTGGCGGGCGTGTGCCAGGGGGTCAAGGACATTCCCGCCTCCGTGGCCCAGGGTTCCGCCGCTGCGGCCAAGGTTCTGGCGCTCTTCTCCAAGGACAAGCTTGAAAGCGACCCGCAGATCGCCCAGGTGGACATCCGCCGTTGCGTCAACTGCGGCAAGTGCATCCGCTGCTGCCCCTTTGGAGCCATCAAGGAAGTGGAAATCCGGGGCGAGGGCAAGGCTCAGGTCATCGAGACCGTGTGCCAGGGCTGCGGCCTGTGTACGTCCACCTGTCCGCAGGGGGCCATCCAGCTTTCACACGCTACTGACAACCAGATCCTTGCGGAGGTAAACGCCTTATGCCAGTGCTAA
- a CDS encoding hydrogenase iron-sulfur subunit, protein MPVLNGKELRIVGFLCNWCSYGGADTAGVARATQPTDLRVIRVPCSGRIDPLFIVKALLNGADGVLVSGCHPRDCHYAAGNFYARRRLEVLKQFLPVLGIDERRFEYTWVSASEGQRWQQVVTVFTDRIHKLGPAPKLEDPEPLLKIADMALTSLRSLGTGQNAALAELKEAIKAKLPELDCVLGWQQGYDAAHTVPLFMKTPEDVDKLVWGPFNVNNPAVYLPSFKGKKVGIVVKGCDSRSVVELLQENLIRREDVTIFALPCEGTLDMARVNQDLGRYTKIDGVTYDEAGVTITADGKDHRFCMTDYAQGKCYGCTTPSAVLADTLLGQPVKVDGAPNTPPELALLDSMTLDERLAFWRGQMDRCLRCYACRNACPMCVCRDYCVSDSRDPHWMTQEDSAKEKLFFQTIHAMHLAGRCTGCGECQRACPVGIPILALRQQIARAVAQLFDDYQPGLNPDEVPPLLGYEVVEKNIHERDWK, encoded by the coding sequence ATGCCAGTGCTAAACGGCAAAGAACTGAGAATTGTAGGTTTTCTCTGCAACTGGTGTTCGTATGGCGGCGCGGATACGGCCGGTGTGGCCCGTGCCACCCAGCCAACTGACCTGCGCGTCATCCGTGTTCCCTGCTCGGGGCGCATTGACCCGCTGTTCATCGTCAAGGCGCTGCTCAACGGCGCGGACGGCGTGCTGGTTTCCGGCTGCCACCCCCGCGACTGCCACTACGCAGCGGGCAACTTCTACGCCCGCCGCCGCCTTGAGGTGCTCAAGCAGTTCCTGCCCGTGCTGGGCATTGACGAACGCCGCTTTGAATACACCTGGGTTTCAGCCTCCGAAGGCCAGCGCTGGCAGCAGGTGGTCACGGTCTTTACCGACCGCATCCACAAGCTCGGCCCCGCGCCCAAGCTGGAAGATCCGGAACCGCTGCTCAAAATAGCCGACATGGCGCTGACCTCCCTGCGCTCCCTCGGCACAGGGCAGAACGCCGCCCTGGCCGAACTCAAGGAAGCCATCAAGGCCAAGCTGCCCGAGCTGGACTGTGTGCTGGGCTGGCAGCAGGGCTATGACGCCGCGCACACCGTGCCCCTGTTCATGAAGACCCCCGAGGATGTGGACAAGCTGGTGTGGGGGCCCTTTAACGTCAACAATCCCGCCGTGTACCTGCCCTCGTTCAAGGGCAAAAAGGTGGGCATTGTGGTCAAGGGCTGCGATTCCCGCTCCGTTGTCGAGCTGCTTCAGGAAAACCTGATCCGCCGCGAGGATGTGACCATCTTTGCCCTGCCCTGCGAAGGCACGCTCGACATGGCCCGCGTCAATCAGGATCTGGGTCGCTACACCAAGATCGACGGCGTGACCTATGACGAGGCCGGTGTGACCATCACCGCCGACGGCAAGGATCACCGCTTCTGCATGACCGACTACGCCCAGGGCAAATGCTACGGCTGCACCACGCCTTCGGCAGTGCTGGCCGACACCCTGCTTGGTCAGCCCGTCAAGGTGGACGGCGCACCCAATACCCCGCCGGAACTGGCCCTGCTCGATTCCATGACTCTGGACGAGCGGCTCGCCTTCTGGCGCGGCCAGATGGACCGCTGCCTGCGCTGCTACGCCTGCCGCAACGCCTGCCCCATGTGCGTGTGCCGCGACTACTGCGTCTCCGACAGCCGCGATCCGCACTGGATGACGCAGGAAGACAGCGCCAAGGAAAAACTCTTCTTCCAGACCATCCACGCCATGCATCTGGCTGGCCGCTGCACAGGCTGCGGCGAATGCCAGCGCGCCTGCCCCGTGGGCATTCCCATCCTGGCCCTGCGCCAGCAGATTGCCCGCGCTGTGGCCCAGCTTTTCGACGACTACCAGCCCGGCCTCAACCCGGACGAAGTGCCGCCCCTGCTGGGTTATGAAGTGGTTGAAAAGAACATTCATGAGAGGGACTGGAAATGA
- a CDS encoding 4Fe-4S dicluster domain-containing protein — protein sequence MSMIRFVTPDGLPAFLAYLSQNGRRVLVPVEKPANKRSVVFEPWQEGKPFTLEKATVPAKEAVLPQCETLVRYKKTKDPENLERVTMSLDDKPEAQPTVVFACRPCDARGYAVLDRPYLKGPYADPYYKARREQLTVVTLTCGSGCNTCFCHWVGGGPTSPEGSDVLMTEIEGGYVLQAITPKGEELLAASSLAEGAELFPKAEAARKEAWASLVPAPNIKNAPEKVAARFNDTQFWQDQTDRCLSCGACTYFCPTCYCFTITDEGEGLSEKGGRRLRSWDNCMSSLFTREASGHNPRMLKAFRMRNRVSHKYSTYPENWGSFSCSGCGRCISNCPVCVDIRSIVLAAIEDGNDDKKSTDK from the coding sequence ATGAGCATGATCCGCTTTGTTACCCCTGACGGCTTGCCCGCGTTTCTTGCCTACCTCTCGCAGAATGGCCGCCGTGTGCTGGTGCCGGTAGAAAAGCCCGCCAACAAGCGCTCTGTGGTCTTTGAGCCGTGGCAGGAAGGCAAGCCGTTTACTCTGGAAAAGGCCACTGTGCCCGCCAAGGAGGCCGTGCTGCCCCAGTGCGAAACCCTGGTGCGCTACAAGAAAACCAAGGATCCGGAAAACCTCGAGCGCGTCACCATGAGCCTGGACGACAAGCCCGAGGCTCAGCCCACCGTGGTTTTTGCCTGCCGCCCCTGCGATGCGCGGGGCTATGCGGTGCTTGACCGCCCCTACCTCAAAGGGCCTTACGCCGATCCTTACTACAAGGCGCGGCGCGAGCAGCTCACGGTGGTTACGCTCACCTGCGGCAGCGGCTGCAACACCTGCTTCTGTCACTGGGTTGGCGGCGGCCCAACCTCCCCCGAAGGCTCGGACGTGCTCATGACCGAGATCGAGGGCGGCTATGTGCTGCAGGCCATCACGCCCAAGGGCGAAGAACTGCTGGCTGCGTCTTCCCTTGCGGAAGGCGCCGAGCTCTTCCCCAAGGCGGAAGCCGCCCGCAAGGAAGCCTGGGCCAGCCTTGTGCCTGCACCCAATATCAAAAACGCGCCCGAAAAAGTGGCTGCCCGCTTTAACGACACGCAGTTCTGGCAGGATCAGACCGACCGCTGCCTCTCCTGCGGGGCCTGCACCTACTTTTGCCCCACCTGCTACTGCTTCACCATCACCGATGAGGGCGAAGGACTGAGCGAAAAAGGTGGCCGCCGTCTGCGCAGCTGGGACAACTGCATGTCCTCGCTGTTCACCCGCGAGGCCAGCGGCCACAACCCGCGCATGCTCAAGGCATTCCGCATGCGCAACCGCGTTTCGCACAAGTACTCCACCTATCCTGAAAACTGGGGTTCGTTCTCGTGCAGCGGCTGTGGCCGTTGTATCAGCAATTGCCCCGTCTGCGTGGACATCCGCTCCATCGTGCTGGCCGCCATCGAAGACGGCAACGATGACAAGAAGTCCACGGACAAGTAG
- a CDS encoding FAD/NAD(P)-binding protein, giving the protein MLREITARPMMQGNPYLPMPATVAEVIQETGNIKTLRVVLDDDAAMKSFTYEPGQVGQLSVFGAGESTFVINSPPSQKNYLQFSVMQAGEVTSAIHRLSPGDKVGVRAPLGNHFPYADWKGKDIFFVGGGIGMAPIRTIMLHVLEHRADFGKVSLLYGARSPRDMAFSYETEDWLRRDDLDCTLCIDAPFDGWPHKVGLIPNVLLELNPDPKNCVAVLCGPPIMIKFTVQALQKLNFAPENIVTTLEKRMKCGVGICGRCNIGGRYVCVDGPVFTWQELQDLPPEL; this is encoded by the coding sequence ATGCTGCGCGAAATCACGGCCCGTCCCATGATGCAGGGCAACCCCTACCTGCCCATGCCCGCCACTGTGGCCGAAGTCATACAGGAAACCGGCAACATCAAGACCCTGCGCGTGGTGCTGGACGATGATGCCGCCATGAAGTCCTTTACCTACGAACCCGGCCAGGTGGGCCAGCTCTCCGTATTCGGCGCTGGCGAATCCACCTTCGTCATCAACTCGCCGCCGTCGCAGAAGAACTACCTCCAGTTCTCTGTCATGCAGGCGGGCGAAGTGACCTCGGCCATCCACAGGCTCTCACCCGGCGACAAGGTGGGCGTGCGCGCTCCCTTGGGCAATCACTTTCCCTATGCCGACTGGAAGGGCAAGGACATCTTCTTTGTGGGCGGTGGCATCGGCATGGCACCTATCCGCACCATCATGCTGCACGTGCTGGAACACCGCGCCGACTTTGGCAAGGTGAGCCTGCTCTACGGCGCGCGTTCCCCGCGCGACATGGCCTTCAGCTATGAAACGGAAGACTGGCTGCGCCGCGACGATCTGGACTGCACCCTGTGCATCGACGCCCCCTTTGACGGCTGGCCGCACAAGGTAGGCCTGATCCCCAACGTGCTGCTGGAACTGAACCCCGATCCCAAAAACTGCGTGGCTGTGCTCTGCGGCCCGCCCATCATGATCAAGTTCACGGTGCAGGCCCTGCAAAAGCTCAACTTTGCGCCTGAAAACATCGTGACCACACTTGAAAAACGCATGAAGTGCGGCGTCGGCATCTGCGGACGCTGCAACATCGGCGGCCGCTACGTCTGCGTGGACGGCCCCGTGTTCACCTGGCAGGAATTGCAGGATCTGCCGCCGGAACTGTAA
- a CDS encoding AEC family transporter, which produces MAFLHALGGVFGLMLLGFVGFMLAARNWFGAETRIVLPRLITQIALPPFLMYTIMHSFHRDDLLMLAKGALLPLGSVTLTFAMAIVLAKLARVKRQHFGLFCASVANSNTIFIGIPVNLALFGESSIPYVLLYYAASTVFFWTVGVYSITCDITENRGKIPLRTRVRQVFSPPFLGFITGLILTMLGVELPEFLQNVARSLGNLTTPLAMIFIGISIYDMGLRSIRIGKDMVLLAMGRMMLGPLVMLGLLYFFPVPALMGKVFIIQASLPVMAQAAILSAHYHTDPEFGAQAVSLTTLLSMITIPLYMVIF; this is translated from the coding sequence ATGGCGTTTTTGCATGCGCTGGGCGGTGTATTCGGGCTGATGCTGCTGGGCTTTGTGGGGTTCATGCTGGCGGCGCGCAACTGGTTTGGCGCGGAAACCCGCATTGTGCTGCCGCGCCTGATCACCCAGATCGCCCTACCGCCCTTTCTTATGTACACCATCATGCACTCGTTCCATCGGGACGATCTGCTCATGCTGGCAAAGGGGGCGCTGCTGCCGTTGGGCTCGGTGACCCTCACCTTTGCGATGGCCATTGTGCTTGCCAAGCTGGCCCGCGTCAAAAGGCAGCATTTTGGCCTGTTCTGCGCCAGCGTGGCCAATTCGAACACAATTTTTATTGGTATTCCCGTTAATCTGGCCCTGTTCGGCGAAAGTTCCATCCCCTATGTGCTGCTGTACTATGCCGCGAGCACGGTTTTTTTCTGGACTGTGGGGGTCTACTCGATCACCTGCGATATTACTGAAAACAGAGGAAAAATTCCTCTGCGCACCCGGGTCAGGCAAGTATTTTCTCCGCCTTTCCTGGGTTTTATAACGGGTTTGATTCTGACAATGCTGGGCGTTGAACTGCCCGAATTTTTACAGAACGTCGCCCGCTCGCTGGGTAATCTCACTACGCCGCTTGCCATGATTTTTATTGGTATTTCCATCTACGACATGGGATTGCGCAGTATCAGGATCGGCAAGGATATGGTTCTGCTGGCGATGGGGCGCATGATGCTTGGCCCGCTCGTGATGCTTGGCCTGCTCTATTTCTTTCCGGTGCCTGCGCTCATGGGCAAGGTTTTCATTATCCAGGCATCCCTGCCGGTGATGGCCCAGGCGGCTATTTTGAGCGCCCACTACCATACTGACCCTGAATTTGGGGCGCAGGCCGTCAGCCTGACAACGTTGCTTTCCATGATCACCATACCGCTTTACATGGTTATTTTTTAG
- the ilvD gene encoding dihydroxy-acid dehydratase encodes MDDEARSKKMKSGLEKAPHRSLLYALGLTREEMERPLVGIVNAASEVVPGHMHLNSLADAVKAGVRMSGGTPLQFPAIAVCDGLAMNHEGMRFSLPSREFIADSIEIMARGHAFDALVFIPNCDKCVPGMLMAMMRLNIPSVLVSGGPMLPGDIGPGKRGDLITVFEAVGKVRSGAMTEEELEYMAERACPGCGACAGMFTANSMNCLSETIGVALPGNGTIPAVSGARIRLAKTAGMRVMDLLRKNIRPLDIVTPKSIANAVAVDMALGCSTNTVLHLPAVFGEAGLKLGLEIFDEVSKKSPNLCKLSPAGKHYMVDLDNAGGIPAVMTELDKLGLINKDCMTATGKTVGENLKIMNARVMNPEVIRSVENPYSKQGGIAILRGSLAPEGAVVKQSAVAPEMMCRDVTARVFESEEDAMKAILDGKIKAGDGVVIRYEGPRGGPGMREMLSPTAAITGMGLGKDVALLTDGRFSGGTNGAAIGHISPEAADGGVIALVHEGDTIHIDIPNRKLDLLVDEAELAKRRAALVVPKKDCPYPVLRRYAYLVSSAANGGRYKEI; translated from the coding sequence ATGGATGATGAAGCACGCAGCAAAAAAATGAAGTCCGGGCTGGAAAAAGCCCCCCACCGCTCCCTGCTCTATGCTCTGGGCCTCACCAGAGAAGAAATGGAACGCCCCCTGGTAGGCATTGTGAATGCCGCCAGCGAGGTTGTTCCCGGGCATATGCACCTGAACAGCCTGGCCGATGCGGTCAAGGCCGGTGTACGTATGTCGGGCGGTACGCCGCTGCAGTTCCCGGCTATTGCCGTGTGCGACGGCCTGGCCATGAACCACGAAGGCATGCGTTTTTCCCTGCCCTCGCGTGAATTCATCGCGGATTCCATTGAAATTATGGCGCGCGGTCACGCCTTTGACGCCCTGGTGTTCATTCCCAACTGCGACAAGTGCGTTCCCGGTATGCTCATGGCCATGATGCGCCTGAACATCCCTTCGGTGCTGGTTTCCGGCGGCCCCATGCTGCCCGGCGACATCGGCCCCGGTAAGCGCGGCGATCTTATCACCGTGTTTGAAGCCGTGGGCAAGGTGCGCAGCGGCGCCATGACCGAAGAAGAGCTGGAATACATGGCCGAACGCGCCTGTCCCGGCTGCGGCGCCTGCGCGGGCATGTTCACGGCCAACTCCATGAACTGCCTGTCTGAAACCATCGGCGTGGCCCTGCCCGGCAACGGCACCATCCCCGCTGTGAGCGGCGCGCGCATCCGCCTTGCCAAAACGGCGGGCATGCGGGTTATGGATCTGCTGCGCAAGAACATCCGCCCGCTGGACATCGTAACACCCAAGTCTATTGCCAACGCAGTGGCCGTGGATATGGCCCTTGGCTGCTCCACCAACACCGTGCTGCACCTGCCCGCCGTGTTTGGCGAGGCCGGGTTGAAGCTTGGCCTGGAAATTTTTGACGAAGTCAGCAAAAAGAGCCCCAACCTGTGCAAGCTTTCCCCGGCGGGCAAGCATTACATGGTTGATCTGGACAACGCGGGCGGGATCCCTGCCGTCATGACCGAGCTGGACAAGCTGGGCCTCATCAACAAGGACTGCATGACCGCCACGGGCAAGACCGTGGGCGAAAACCTCAAGATCATGAACGCCCGCGTCATGAACCCTGAAGTGATCCGCAGCGTTGAAAACCCCTACTCCAAGCAGGGCGGCATTGCCATTCTGCGCGGCAGCCTGGCCCCCGAGGGCGCTGTGGTCAAGCAGTCTGCCGTTGCACCCGAAATGATGTGCCGCGACGTCACGGCACGGGTGTTTGAGTCGGAAGAAGACGCCATGAAGGCCATTCTTGACGGCAAGATCAAGGCCGGGGACGGCGTTGTGATCCGTTACGAAGGCCCGCGCGGGGGCCCGGGCATGCGCGAAATGCTCTCGCCCACGGCGGCCATCACAGGCATGGGCCTTGGCAAGGATGTTGCCTTGTTGACGGACGGCCGTTTCTCAGGCGGCACCAATGGCGCGGCCATCGGGCACATTTCGCCCGAAGCAGCGGACGGTGGCGTTATCGCTCTGGTGCACGAAGGCGATACCATCCATATCGACATTCCCAACCGCAAGCTGGATCTGCTTGTGGACGAGGCCGAGCTTGCCAAGCGGCGCGCCGCCCTTGTGGTGCCCAAGAAGGATTGTCCTTACCCCGTGCTGCGGCGTTATGCCTATCTGGTCAGCTCGGCTGCCAATGGCGGGCGTTACAAGGAAATCTAA